aacttgtaacactccaatctttccagtaaagaaagcagacaccacgacctggcgaatggtccacgacttaagagccgtaaatcaggcagtaaaacagagagccccctgcgtccccgacccccacactctactcaatgcgctgaagccagaacagaaatggttcacagtaattgatctaagcaacgccttcttttccatcccattgcacgagtctgcccgtcattggtttggtttcacctttaatcaaaagaagtacacctatacgagactaccccaaggctatgcagagagccccaccattttctctcaagaaatcaacaactgtctgagcctccatgaacacagtgaaaccactcaaatcttgatttacgtagatgacattctcatcgccagtccaaccaaagaagaaaatcaagaagaagcagtgaaactgtgtcaacacctggcaaagacaggaaacaaagcctcactgaccaaactacagtggactcagaccgaagtagttttcttaggtcacatcatatcggcagaaggaagaaaactaacccctgatcggaaacaagctatccttgatgcccccaaaccaaagaccaaaagacagatgatggccttcctaggcctagtgaacttttgccgtctatgggttctggacttcgccgaaataacgcaaccactggtggatttaatttaccaagaagacatcgccctggccgatcccatcacatggacgaaaatagctaatgacaagttcaatcagataaaacagaccatcacaagcacaggccctttgggcctacccgactacaagaaactgtttacccaaacagtggactgcaaagacggattcatgacatccgtcctactccaacaacatggtacacaaatgcgaccagtggcctactactcaaagaaacttgatgctgtcgccagagccctgccccagtgtgtccaagcagtgtgtgccgcagcaatggctgtccaagcatccgccgaattggtgttgttctatcccaccactctactagtaacacactcagtagatgttcttttgactcaaacaaagatgtcatttctctcaccagcaagacatcttggcctaacagctgtactgttgtcccaaccccatcttaccatcaagagatgcagcactctcaatcctgcaagtctcctcccagtggagacagatgggacaccacacagttgcacagaagccaccgaggaaatctgcaaaccaagaagagatttgttagacacacccttacaagaaggagaagcagtgtttgtagatggttcctcaagcaaagatgaactaggcaacaccaacacaggctatgcagtggtcacacaacaaaagacactgaagagcggacgattaataggaaatctgtcagcacaagcagcagaactcatcgcgctaacagaagcatgtaaattattcaaagacaaagcagtaacaatttggaccgacagccaatatgcccactcgacattgcacatctttgccgccatgtgggctcgacgaggaatgaaaacatcaacaggaaaacctgttcaacacgccaaattactcactgaccttttggccgctgtactgctaccctccaaaatagcagtatgcaaatgcaaagctcacacctcagcaaaagacgccgtttctgtaggaaatgcaaaagcagatttggcagccaagcaagcaggccaagacaaaacaaagatcgtcatgctcgccaaccacaaagaaacacaacaacacaacaacattccaaaacaagtactaattgacatgcaaaacaacgctccagacaaagaaaaaacactatggaaaatgatgaacattgaaggcctctaccacaaagaagaccgaccagtcatcccccgcagtctgttccacgcagtagccacattgagtcatggcaagtcccatgtctcaacaggagggatggtatctatggtagaacagacaatgacaataccacagggcttacaaacctattttaaaactttttgtaggtcatgtatggtgtgttgtcgtcacaatgctcagggaaacttaagaccacagagagggaaatgcccagtgggctcctacccatttgaagttttacacatggactttattgaactacacaaaagtggtcagcacaagtactgtttagtgttagtagactcactaactaaatgggttgaacttgttccttcaaaacatccaaacgccctcacagtagctaaagctatttgtaaacacataataccagaacatggcattccacgagtcttgtggagtgataacggtagccattttgtaaataccatcgttgacaatatggccatccatttaaaatcagccatggtcagacaaaacaggagaggcagatccactgactaaatggttatgtgacttgtttaaagaacggactgtgtcaagagcaaatgatctgccctctacttctcttcctcctgcacaggaaacggtgaccccgggtgacctggtgttggtgaaggtgataaaaaggaaaacatggtcgagcccacgctgggacggcccattcgttgttctcctgaccacacccaccgctctcaaaatcgctgagagagagacgtggatccaccagagtcactgcaaaaaggtcaccgaactcagataagggattacccccggattcttgtcaaaaagaagaagaaacaaaggagaagatgaccctttttcagacattgtttggactttgatcattataatgtttatcttattatgtgttatttgttcctgctgtattgtcccaatgtctaagagattagtcgcccgtatgttcgtggcccagatgtatcaatataacttactacgcgtagaggattatgttgacactgtggagaccgacacaaaagtgtgaccctcatcttattgtgttttcctaacttcaaatccagttccattctcagaccaagaggttctcgtcaccgtgcggtgggggagttatggaatttttccctttaagttaagggttttcgccatttcctgagaatggttcaaatgttgtgaatctattaatgaagtaatactgagaaaacttaattgttttagtatttactgatatccttttaaatccacaacaggagggaatgtgaagttgcttaaaacagtagtcttaacattatgtgtattttaaagaatatcctgtatatatttttgtgtttttatattatcaactgtcgtttagaggcgccgctcaactttctttaatgttttgtatttttccatgacgtatgaaacgaaactgaaacttaactgtaataaaagcgacgaggtggccgggggaggagagagagtcggaaggagccgagcgtgagttaaggtcttgcgcctcctctcctctcccagccgcggttgcaataaaacaaagcaacagcttctgcctcctttttccttggtgcacggtcagtaactaaggggatctgtaatatcagacccaacaaaaacttgtttatcatgctaactgacttatttttacatagtccgttctatattgaaacgctgtgatgatgttatattactatgtttactagcatggaacaaatgactatcgtagtggcaagctatgccgtcatttcatgaatatgactccggctccagagtgaaaaacaagcacaaaaacGAAATCCCCccttattaaacagtcaaatgcacttaatagttttgaagagggtgcattttaaaactaagctgtgtgttcgtgcagttggagtggacgctaactatctggctcgttaatgtgatttgaaactcgcaattcgacacctctgttacaatctttgttagagtgtacgtttactagtaacaTGTATGAACATGTATCTACTAATtgcaacatttatctactaacctcgcaaaaaatgattgctgcaaatccgtgactttgtgggctgccagtcctttctgttgattgatAAAAAGCATCATTTGGTTTACTCAtttgtctgtacaaccgaccacacagcaagatatgaccattttataagataatcgattagataaaggactttacgctgtacgagattcaatggttacaatacaggcaagtggctcttttgccatcCAGGGGGCGTTCCCAAGAGGGCTGTGacatcacgtgcaaaaggtcgaTAGCAAGAGTCCACATTACAAGTATATGTTTTTACTTGGGAAAATGACATAAGGAGTAATGCATAGTGTGACTTGGATAAGTAACTTGTAACTACTTGTCTAGAAATTGTAATGCATTAAATGAATAGTttcgattggctggcaaccagttcagggtgtaccccgcctactgcccgaagccagctgggataggttccagcaaccctgcgacccttgtgaggacaagcggttacgaaaatggatagatggataaatTAAtggttataaaaaaacaaagtcatcATATTGGAATAACGTCTTACTGGCATTATTGTTCATGACTGCATTATCGTAGGTTGGTGACAGACTATGGTGTGTTCCAATTTACGTTCAAATCCGTTGCCACCAACATTGGAATGCAACACTggtgacaggaaaaaaaagaaaaagtttttaaatgtgaaaacatTTCTTTCATTACCCATAATTATGACAAGTGACCAACAAGTAAAGTATCAATAATTTAATTGGAAGAAGCCAAATAACATCCATATTCCAGATGGACAGATTTGTGCAGCATCCTTTGGTGATGAAAAGAGCAATACACATTCACAGTCTTCCTTACATTCAATATGATAGAAATAGAATGCAACACTATTGATGTCCAACAATAATTCTTTCTCTCAACAACGCTTTTCATTCATACCTTAACTAGCCAAGTGGAAGTGTTGTCCAAACAGTGGTAATATGTGAGACCAGGCTCATGTTGTGTTTAATGAGAGTTGTGATAGAAAGATGTTCTACATTTCACCTCTTCTCATTTAACAACTCTGGTCAAACTGTGCACAAATCATCCGACATAGAAGGATTGCATAATTTTTGAGACAGTGGTAACATATCTATCAGCTgcttccaaaaaataaataaaactttttgaCAAATAAGCCCTTTATCACCAGAAGGCATAATGGAGTATGTTTCTTTCTTCCCATTTGATTCTTCTCTTTCCAGCAGCATTAAGAGaaattaacttcttttttttttttttgatcaagCAGAGCATAGTTCCAATCTTTTCCTCAAGAAAAGTCTACTCTATAGCATCAGGCCTGGTGGCCACATAGACAAAGACGATGATGAGCAGCACGACGACAGCCAGCGTCGGCAGCACGATCGTGGCAATCTGCTGCCGTGCTTCCTGCATGGCTTGCTTCCGCTCCTTCTTGTCCTTGGATGTTTCTTTTTTGGGTTTGCCTTTCAGCTGTCTCATGATGCCCTCCTGACCACTGGATCGACGTCTTCACTTTGCTCACAGGACcctgtcaaagaaaaaaacCAAATGAGTTGCATGTCAAGACAATTTGCAGATACCAGCTGATCGTCACTTTTTAGACAGTGACGAAGTTGTtgacaatagttttttttctgttcttgtTAACaggtgttctattgctataaaaacatggaacctaccaaacgaAGGATTAGTCTtctctttcaccaggaaaaaaagaatatttgtatctttttccgttttgcagaaattagcattagaatatagcgaagtttcatcaatattcacattcctggtgaaaacactgacaaaaagagcttgttgcaacgtggccgtgtttgatctcttatactctgctgccacttgcttgccgttttttgtaataactaccattgctttaagccaactgttcatgtcagaagttgcatcaaagccttctgtatgctcttgcattaccccccccccccataaaaatcAATGCAAAAAGAGGTGCACTACAAGAAGCACGCAGTCCAGTGGTTAATACGTATTGTCTCAAGAGGTCCTGGGCCCTTGGGTCAGTTTTCTCCGGCTTCTTCCCACTttccaaaaacatacaatgaaGATTCTCAATTTTTCATAGGCGTGAATCTGAAAATGAATGCTCGCCTAAAGCCAGTTGGgatcggctccagctcacccgtgatcctacattaaaaatttaattaaaaatatatttcagatTATGACAATAATCtgttcaattaattgatttctacaatgattttGAGGAATTGTCCCAGGCTGTCagatttatgaatgaaatacaatagCATCAATCACACGCGTATGAGGCGCGCCGATCCGCCTGCCTGCGCCTCTCCATCAAATGCGTCAAAATAGCGTTAGATCGCCTGCGCTGCAAAATAAACCTTTTAGGCAGTGTAGAATTTAGTCTACTT
The genomic region above belongs to Vanacampus margaritifer isolate UIUO_Vmar chromosome 5, RoL_Vmar_1.0, whole genome shotgun sequence and contains:
- the smco4 gene encoding single-pass membrane and coiled-coil domain-containing protein 4; the encoded protein is MRQLKGKPKKETSKDKKERKQAMQEARQQIATIVLPTLAVVVLLIIVFVYVATRPDAIE